A genomic segment from Synchiropus splendidus isolate RoL2022-P1 chromosome 18, RoL_Sspl_1.0, whole genome shotgun sequence encodes:
- the LOC128749281 gene encoding dnaJ homolog subfamily C member 5-like, whose amino-acid sequence MADHQRQRSLSTAGESLYHVLGVEKLATGDDIKRSYRKLALKFHPDKNPDNPEAADKFKEINNAHAILNDPTKRNIYDKYGSLGLYVAEQFGEENVNTYFVLSSWWAKALFVFCGLATGCYFCCCLCCCCNCCCGRCKPRPREGQDQDFYVSPEDLEAQLQSDEREAGGDPIMMQPSATETTQLTSDGHYSYHTDPGFN is encoded by the exons atggctgaccaccagaggCAGCGTTCCCTCTCCACTGCTGGGGAGTCGCTCTACCATGTGCTGGGAGTGGAGAAGCTGGCGACAGGCGACGACATCAAGAGATCGTATAG AAAACTGGCGCTGAAGTTCCATCCCGACAAGAACCCCGACAATCCCGAGGCGGCCGACAAGTTCAAGGAGATCAACAACGCTCACGCCATCTTGAACGATCCCACTAAACGCAACATCTACGACAAGTATGGCTCCCTGGGCCTCTACGTGGCCGAGCAGTTCGGAGAGGAGAACGTCAACACCTACTTTGTCTTGTCCAGCTGGTGGGCCAAG GCGCTCTTTGTCTTCTGCGGTCTGGCCACCGGCTGctacttctgctgctgcctctgctgttGCTGCAACTGCTGCTGCGGCCGCTGCAAGCCACGACCACGTGAGGGCCAGGACCAGGACTTCTACGTCTCCCCGGAGGACCTGGAGGCCCAGCTGCAGTCTGACGAGAGAG AGGCCGGCGGCGACCCCATCATGATGCAGCCATCAGCTACAGAGACCACCCAGTTAACGTCAGATGGCCACTACTCCTACCACACCGACCCGGGCTTTAACTAA
- the LOC128749282 gene encoding tumor protein D54-like, translated as MQVIVTQQVGNDTELSEDEAERLRMELAKVEEEIHALRQTLLTKERTASEIRRQLGLSPLSCIRQNLSRSWESVQCSAPYQTASATLDDISHSDVYLRTRDGLSHAGNATSSALSNVGVAITRRLAGMRSLPLPGPPRMHHHISVPTLRHAPVLRSLEDMVNGVKLRR; from the exons ATGCAGGTCATCGTCACACAGCAGGTGGGAAATG ACACAGAACTTTCTGAGGACGAGGCAGAACGTCTGAGGATGGAACTGGCCAAG gtggaggaggagatccACGCGCTCCGTCAGACGCTCCTGACCAAAGAAAGGACGGCGTCAGAAATCCGCCGGCAGCTGGGCTTGAGTCCGCTCAGCTGCATTCGACAGAACCTGAGCCGCAGCTGGGAGAGCGTCCAGTGCTCCGCCCC GTACCAGACTGCCTCGGCCACTCTGGACGACATCAGCCACTCGGACGT gtaccTGAGGACCCGGGATGGACTGTCTCATGCCGGTAACGCCACGTCGTCTGCGTTGTCTAATGTGGGCGTGGCCATCACCAGGAGGCTGGCAGGAATGAG GTCGCTGCCTCTGCCGGGTCCACCGCG TATGCATCACCACATCAGCGTCCCAACCCTCAG ACACGCTCCTGTACTGAGGTCTCTGGAGGACATGGTCAACGGTGTGAAGCTGCGACGATGA